A DNA window from Prochlorococcus marinus XMU1406 contains the following coding sequences:
- the rsmG gene encoding 16S rRNA (guanine(527)-N(7))-methyltransferase RsmG, which yields MKKQNIPEEIFSLITEEEINIFQEVQIKIKELNNKTNLTRLIDGDDYWVSQVFDSIWPFKAFPDINFDNKKFLDIGSGCGFPGLAYSITHPNSEIYLIDSSKKKTDAIKTLIKKINFKNNIYVINDRIENLAHRSSMRNNFNIATTRAVSNPSTVSEYILPMLKKDGFGFLYCGKWTDEDSKNLDKTLEILEGKVIEKKKILLPRNKGNRNIILIQPKRFCSEIYPRKVGKPEKNPL from the coding sequence ATGAAAAAACAAAACATTCCTGAAGAAATTTTTTCCTTAATAACTGAAGAAGAAATAAATATATTTCAAGAGGTACAAATTAAAATTAAAGAATTAAATAATAAAACCAATCTCACGAGATTAATTGATGGGGATGATTATTGGGTATCTCAAGTTTTTGACAGTATTTGGCCATTTAAAGCTTTCCCGGATATTAATTTTGATAATAAAAAATTTTTAGATATTGGATCCGGTTGTGGCTTTCCTGGTTTAGCTTACTCTATAACTCATCCTAATTCTGAGATATACCTAATTGATTCTTCAAAAAAGAAAACAGATGCAATAAAAACCCTAATTAAAAAGATCAATTTTAAAAACAATATTTATGTAATCAATGATCGTATTGAGAACTTAGCCCATCGATCATCAATGAGAAATAATTTCAATATAGCTACAACTAGAGCGGTGAGTAATCCATCAACAGTTTCAGAATATATACTGCCAATGTTAAAAAAAGACGGGTTTGGATTTTTATATTGTGGGAAATGGACGGATGAAGACAGTAAAAATCTAGATAAAACTTTAGAAATATTAGAAGGGAAAGTTATTGAAAAAAAGAAGATTTTATTACCAAGAAATAAAGGTAACCGAAATATTATTCTTATTCAACCAAAAAGATTTTGCTCTGAAATTTACCCAAGAAAAGTTGGGAAACCTGAAAAAAATCCATTATGA
- a CDS encoding ferredoxin: MDLTDPFDNASLNIEITGFEPVLGGQLAEKAVWVDEAKCIGCKYCVHVASNTFLVDEFHGRSRAIRQDGDSVDVIQEAMDTCPVDCIHWVKFEELNDLENSLDRDMFQSFGKPPRMNKH; encoded by the coding sequence ATGGATTTAACCGATCCATTTGATAATGCTTCACTAAATATAGAAATCACAGGCTTTGAACCAGTCTTAGGTGGTCAATTAGCAGAAAAAGCTGTTTGGGTTGATGAAGCTAAATGTATAGGATGTAAATACTGTGTACACGTTGCTTCAAACACCTTCTTAGTTGATGAATTTCATGGTAGAAGTCGAGCAATTAGACAAGATGGAGATAGTGTTGATGTTATACAAGAGGCAATGGATACATGCCCTGTTGATTGTATTCACTGGGTTAAGTTTGAAGAATTAAATGATTTAGAAAATAGCCTTGATAGGGATATGTTTCAATCATTTGGCAAACCACCAAGAATGAATAAGCATTAA
- a CDS encoding DUF1257 domain-containing protein, giving the protein MSHFSTIKTQLKDAEPLIKALNNLGYIINQEEKFVKGFRGKFTAVDISMNLPGDTKVGFKWDNNSNSYELVTDLDLWKFELPVERFISKVTQMYAYETIISKTKEDGYQIVEQKNQNDGSIELVLTKWDN; this is encoded by the coding sequence ATGTCACACTTTAGTACGATTAAAACACAGCTCAAAGATGCAGAGCCATTAATTAAAGCCTTAAATAATCTTGGTTACATTATCAACCAAGAAGAGAAATTTGTTAAGGGCTTTAGAGGCAAGTTTACAGCCGTTGATATAAGCATGAATCTGCCTGGCGATACTAAAGTTGGATTTAAATGGGACAATAATTCAAATTCATATGAATTAGTTACTGACCTAGATCTATGGAAATTTGAGCTTCCAGTAGAAAGATTTATCTCTAAAGTTACTCAAATGTATGCCTACGAAACAATTATTTCCAAAACAAAAGAGGATGGTTATCAAATCGTAGAACAAAAAAATCAAAATGATGGTTCTATTGAATTGGTTTTAACCAAGTGGGATAACTAA
- a CDS encoding DEAD/DEAH box helicase translates to MLNLEEYFPFPLDDFQLEAIRAINSGNSVVLTAPTGSGKTLIGEFAIYRGLSHDSRVFYTTPLKALSNQKFRDFANQYGENKVGLLTGDVSINREAPILVMTTEIFRNMLYGEFDEFDDPLENLESLILDECHYMNDPQRGTVWEETIIHCPTRTQIIALSATIANADQLQNWIEKVHGPTVLINSDKRPVPLDFIFCSVKGLHPLLNNKGNGIHPNCKIWRAPKGQKIRGKVGRIMQPKSPSIGFVISKLAERNMLPAIYFMFSRRGCDKAIENIKDLTLVSYSEASIISQKLDVYLKNNQEAIQDKSQCEALKRGIASHHAGLLPAWKELVEELFQQGLIKVVFATETLAAGINMPARTTVISSLSKRTEDGHRLLFSSEFLQMSGRAGRRGKDTQGFVVTLQTRFEGAKEASALAISKPNSLESQFTPSYGMVLNLLQSYTLEKSKELIKRSFGSFLYLGQSSGENIIIENLDKDLIELKKITSNVSWKDFDAYEKLKNRLKEERRLLKILEKQAAEKLSEEITNALPYIKDGSLISIKAPQIKRKIVPGLICKKIYESQKIKSLLCLTIDNLFILIKPSYIVSIFNDLDVIDVLGLEVPKMYLSGEVFRGDDISQCYADRILEVSKKNDLQTPQYDLTTEVLAQQQQINNLEETVTDHPAHRFGDSKKLKKYRKRIIDVEKEINIRKKLLEDKENHNWRTFTDLIKILNHFGCLNDLELTEVGQTVGAIRNENELWIGLVLVSGYLDDLDPPELAAIIQAICVDVRRPNLWCNFKPPLKVIDVFNELDSLRKLVSFQQNKFHIAIPIYLETELTGIISEWARGKKWKDLVFNTSLDEGDVVRIIRRSIDVLSQVQYCIGVSDKLKSKAKLALKAINRFPVSESNDLIKVSEDINPATKRIDNSS, encoded by the coding sequence TTGCTTAATTTAGAGGAATATTTCCCCTTTCCGCTAGATGATTTCCAATTAGAAGCAATACGAGCTATTAATAGCGGAAATTCTGTTGTTTTAACCGCACCAACAGGTTCGGGTAAAACATTGATAGGTGAATTTGCTATATATAGAGGCTTATCTCATGACAGCAGAGTTTTTTATACAACACCTTTAAAAGCCCTATCAAACCAAAAGTTTAGAGATTTTGCTAATCAATATGGTGAGAATAAAGTTGGTCTTTTAACTGGAGATGTAAGTATAAATAGAGAAGCACCAATCTTAGTCATGACTACTGAGATTTTTAGGAACATGCTTTATGGCGAATTTGATGAATTTGATGACCCCTTAGAAAATTTAGAATCTTTGATTCTTGATGAATGTCATTATATGAATGACCCCCAAAGAGGCACAGTTTGGGAAGAAACTATAATCCATTGCCCTACTAGAACTCAAATAATAGCTTTATCAGCAACAATAGCCAATGCAGATCAACTACAAAATTGGATAGAAAAAGTTCATGGGCCCACAGTACTAATTAATAGTGATAAGAGACCAGTCCCACTTGATTTTATTTTTTGTAGTGTTAAAGGGCTCCATCCACTTTTAAATAATAAGGGTAATGGAATTCATCCAAACTGTAAGATCTGGAGAGCTCCTAAAGGGCAGAAAATAAGAGGAAAAGTGGGCAGGATAATGCAACCAAAGTCTCCCTCAATTGGCTTTGTGATCTCGAAACTAGCTGAAAGAAATATGCTGCCAGCTATTTATTTTATGTTTAGTAGAAGAGGATGTGACAAGGCTATTGAGAATATAAAAGATTTAACTTTAGTAAGTTATTCAGAAGCAAGTATTATATCCCAAAAATTAGATGTTTATCTTAAAAATAATCAGGAAGCAATTCAAGATAAATCTCAATGTGAGGCATTAAAACGCGGTATTGCATCCCATCATGCTGGATTATTGCCTGCATGGAAAGAATTAGTTGAGGAATTATTTCAGCAAGGTTTAATAAAAGTTGTTTTTGCAACTGAAACTCTTGCTGCAGGAATAAATATGCCGGCAAGAACAACTGTTATTTCTTCTCTATCAAAAAGGACAGAAGATGGTCATAGATTATTATTTAGCAGTGAATTTTTGCAAATGTCAGGAAGAGCTGGAAGAAGAGGAAAAGATACCCAGGGATTTGTTGTTACATTACAAACAAGATTCGAAGGTGCCAAAGAAGCAAGTGCACTGGCGATTAGCAAACCAAATTCTTTAGAAAGTCAATTCACTCCTAGCTATGGAATGGTACTTAATCTTTTACAAAGTTATACTTTAGAGAAGTCTAAAGAATTAATTAAAAGAAGTTTTGGTAGTTTTTTATATTTAGGTCAATCATCAGGTGAGAATATAATTATTGAAAATTTAGATAAGGATTTAATTGAATTAAAAAAAATTACATCTAACGTTTCATGGAAAGATTTTGATGCATACGAAAAGTTAAAAAATCGTCTTAAAGAAGAGAGAAGACTCTTGAAAATTTTAGAAAAACAAGCAGCAGAAAAATTATCAGAAGAGATAACTAATGCACTCCCATATATTAAAGATGGAAGCTTAATTTCAATCAAGGCTCCTCAAATTAAAAGAAAAATTGTTCCAGGATTAATTTGTAAGAAAATATATGAATCCCAAAAAATTAAGAGTTTATTGTGTTTGACAATTGATAATTTATTTATTCTTATAAAACCCTCATATATAGTAAGTATTTTTAATGATTTGGATGTAATTGATGTCTTAGGACTTGAAGTACCAAAGATGTATTTATCTGGAGAAGTATTTAGGGGAGATGATATATCGCAGTGTTATGCGGATCGAATTTTAGAAGTTTCTAAAAAAAATGATTTACAAACTCCACAATATGATTTGACAACGGAAGTTTTGGCACAACAGCAACAAATCAATAATTTAGAAGAAACAGTTACTGATCATCCCGCACATAGATTTGGAGACTCCAAGAAATTAAAGAAATATAGAAAAAGAATTATTGATGTTGAAAAAGAAATAAATATTAGAAAAAAACTACTTGAGGATAAAGAAAATCATAACTGGAGAACTTTTACCGATTTGATTAAAATTCTGAATCATTTTGGTTGTTTAAATGATTTGGAATTGACAGAAGTTGGACAAACAGTTGGTGCAATAAGAAATGAAAATGAATTATGGATTGGCCTTGTTTTAGTAAGTGGTTATTTAGACGATTTAGATCCTCCTGAATTAGCTGCAATTATTCAAGCTATATGTGTTGATGTGAGGAGGCCTAATCTTTGGTGTAATTTCAAGCCTCCTTTAAAGGTAATAGATGTTTTTAATGAATTAGATAGTTTAAGAAAATTAGTCTCTTTTCAACAAAATAAGTTTCATATTGCAATCCCAATCTATTTAGAAACAGAGTTGACTGGAATTATTTCTGAATGGGCAAGAGGGAAAAAATGGAAAGATTTGGTTTTTAATACTTCATTAGATGAAGGTGATGTAGTGCGGATTATTAGAAGATCAATTGATGTGCTTTCTCAAGTGCAATACTGTATTGGTGTTAGTGATAAATTAAAAAGCAAAGCAAAGCTAGCATTAAAAGCTATAAATCGTTTTCCTGTGTCTGAATCTAATGATCTTATAAAAGTCTCTGAAGATATTAATCCTGCAACAAAAAGAATTGACAATAGCTCTTAA
- a CDS encoding methyltransferase domain-containing protein gives MIEMDSKKWNEKIKNNFNDAAYQYLEYSNIQKFFSKKIVQFIKELNPQKKGEWIDLGSGPGLLADEIEKKFSSQKVSRIDFSKKMLLENKLSSKKILWDLNNDLPPEINNCSLLTSNFCIHWLNNPEKIIKNWFSKLTPGGFLIISYPTKDCFPEWKDTCKKNDIEYSGLNFLCSKELLKDFKSTEIHYSELFNYLENFEDVYKLFRSIKNVGAQSTNCKRKTVKELKEIQKFWPKNYNNTVNLSWQIEIQIIKKL, from the coding sequence ATGATTGAAATGGATAGTAAAAAGTGGAATGAGAAAATAAAAAATAATTTTAATGATGCTGCATATCAGTATCTAGAGTATTCAAATATTCAGAAATTTTTTTCAAAAAAGATTGTTCAATTTATCAAAGAATTAAATCCCCAAAAAAAAGGTGAATGGATAGATCTAGGATCAGGACCAGGGCTATTAGCAGATGAAATAGAAAAAAAATTTTCTTCCCAAAAAGTATCCAGAATTGATTTCAGCAAGAAAATGCTTCTTGAGAATAAATTATCTAGTAAAAAAATTTTATGGGATTTGAATAATGACTTACCTCCTGAAATAAATAACTGTTCTCTATTAACATCTAACTTTTGCATACATTGGTTAAACAACCCAGAAAAGATAATAAAAAATTGGTTTAGCAAATTAACACCTGGAGGTTTTTTAATCATTTCATATCCAACAAAAGATTGTTTTCCTGAATGGAAAGATACTTGTAAAAAAAATGATATTGAATATAGTGGTCTTAATTTCCTTTGCTCTAAAGAATTATTAAAAGATTTCAAATCTACTGAAATACATTATTCAGAACTGTTTAATTATCTTGAAAATTTTGAAGATGTATATAAGCTTTTTAGAAGCATTAAAAATGTAGGAGCACAATCAACAAATTGTAAACGCAAAACAGTGAAAGAGTTAAAGGAAATTCAAAAGTTTTGGCCAAAGAATTACAATAATACAGTGAACCTTTCATGGCAAATTGAGATTCAAATCATAAAGAAATTATGA
- a CDS encoding aldo/keto reductase: MQYRRFGRTNLKIPILSLGGMRFQKSWEQLDFSEISNEEQNKVENILNLANKYGLTHVETAKYYGTSEMQLGMGFKNIKKIPNIIQTKIPPNRDPQIFKRDVMTSIEKLKVKRIDLLAIHGINTDEHLHQAIKDGGCIDILRNLQKENLIGSIGFSTHGKSSLIEKAISTNFFDYVNLHWYFINQENTKVINLANKYDLGVFIISPTDKGGHLHTPSNKMLELCKPLHPIVFNDLFCLRNQNVHTLSVGIAKEADFDLHLEAVSLLSDSEKYVPKIINRLRQESINSLGFEWHQNWNRNLPSWEYTPGNINIPVLLWLSNLIDWLDMEGFAKSRYQLLGNGSHWFPGFNANLLDVDVSEVQLLKVLEAHINPKKVIRKLRTLKEKFGERATKRLSKK; this comes from the coding sequence ATGCAATATCGTAGATTTGGTCGAACCAATCTGAAGATTCCTATTTTATCTTTGGGTGGTATGAGATTTCAAAAAAGTTGGGAACAATTAGATTTTTCTGAGATTTCGAATGAAGAACAAAATAAAGTAGAAAATATTTTAAATCTCGCAAATAAATATGGTTTAACTCATGTCGAAACTGCTAAGTATTATGGGACTTCTGAGATGCAATTAGGAATGGGGTTTAAAAATATAAAAAAAATCCCAAACATTATTCAAACAAAGATCCCTCCAAATCGTGATCCACAAATTTTTAAGAGAGATGTTATGACAAGTATTGAAAAATTAAAAGTTAAAAGAATTGATTTGCTAGCAATACATGGCATTAATACAGATGAACATTTACATCAGGCTATTAAAGATGGAGGTTGTATTGACATTTTAAGAAATTTGCAAAAAGAAAATTTAATTGGTTCTATTGGATTTTCAACTCATGGAAAATCTTCACTCATAGAGAAGGCTATATCAACAAACTTTTTTGATTATGTAAATTTGCACTGGTATTTCATCAATCAAGAAAATACAAAAGTTATAAATTTAGCAAATAAGTATGATCTTGGGGTTTTCATAATAAGTCCCACTGATAAAGGGGGACATCTTCATACTCCCTCAAACAAAATGTTGGAACTTTGTAAGCCACTTCATCCTATAGTTTTTAATGATCTTTTTTGCTTGCGAAATCAAAATGTCCATACTCTTAGTGTGGGTATTGCAAAAGAAGCGGATTTTGATTTGCATTTAGAAGCTGTCTCGTTGTTATCAGACTCTGAGAAGTATGTTCCAAAGATAATAAACAGATTAAGGCAGGAATCAATTAATTCTTTGGGTTTCGAGTGGCATCAAAATTGGAATAGAAATTTACCGAGTTGGGAATATACGCCAGGAAATATTAATATTCCTGTTCTGCTTTGGCTTTCAAATTTAATTGATTGGTTGGATATGGAAGGATTTGCAAAATCTAGATATCAATTGCTTGGTAATGGGAGTCACTGGTTCCCTGGATTTAATGCAAATTTGTTAGATGTAGATGTTTCTGAAGTACAATTATTGAAAGTATTAGAGGCTCATATTAATCCAAAAAAAGTTATAAGAAAATTGAGAACTTTAAAAGAAAAGTTTGGAGAAAGGGCTACTAAAAGATTATCAAAAAAATAA
- a CDS encoding DUF3143 domain-containing protein, whose protein sequence is MNLSKKPINQNSLQSLELWLTDLGAVKDINNPSKWYLLLPNWNATIIFEQEDLSVIWESEGQETKRLFSYCINREDVENAILQGP, encoded by the coding sequence GTGAATCTCTCTAAAAAACCCATTAACCAAAATTCACTACAATCATTGGAATTGTGGCTAACTGATTTAGGTGCTGTGAAGGATATTAATAATCCATCTAAATGGTACCTGTTACTTCCTAATTGGAATGCCACTATTATTTTTGAGCAAGAAGATTTAAGTGTGATTTGGGAAAGTGAAGGACAAGAAACTAAAAGACTATTTTCATACTGCATAAATAGGGAAGATGTGGAAAATGCAATACTTCAGGGACCTTAA
- a CDS encoding DUF2997 domain-containing protein — protein sequence MPQKTLRFKIHQDGRVEETVEGFTGSSCNEATRNLENALGKVTVKNKTSDAFISYQNEKLKQFNQESNVTL from the coding sequence ATGCCTCAAAAAACATTGAGATTCAAAATTCATCAAGATGGAAGAGTTGAAGAGACAGTAGAAGGATTTACTGGTAGTTCATGCAACGAAGCTACAAGAAATCTTGAAAACGCTCTTGGTAAAGTAACAGTTAAGAATAAAACATCTGATGCTTTCATCTCTTATCAAAATGAAAAATTAAAACAATTCAACCAAGAATCTAATGTCACACTTTAG
- a CDS encoding aminotransferase class I/II-fold pyridoxal phosphate-dependent enzyme produces MKKVKIPKNRIRKLKTFSLGKKSFELLSLNSQNKKLIDLCSNDYFGLSRDKDLIKAAYEISLLEGIGSGSSRFITGSRPIHKLLETELAKWLDQEKVLLFPSGFQANIAAIQALANRNSIVIADKLIHNSLLVGVKAAQAKLVRFSHNNLKDLEDKIIKSNPTKNSILVVVESLYSMEGSIAPLREITEICKKNSVQLLVDEAHAIGILGHEGRGLSFNFRSDITMITGTFGKAFGSGGAFIASNSEIGEYLIQTSGAFRYTTALAPSLAAGALEGLKKILKNKEWGNDLLSSANVWKDEIVKNINFPVQGDSHILSIIVGQEEKAIYLQKYLEENGFLAISIRPPTVPLGQSRIRITIRRNLDFNLLKNFIEVLKEFK; encoded by the coding sequence ATGAAAAAAGTAAAAATTCCAAAAAATAGAATCCGTAAATTAAAAACATTTTCTTTAGGTAAAAAATCATTCGAACTTCTAAGTTTAAATTCGCAAAATAAAAAACTTATAGACTTATGCAGTAATGATTATTTTGGATTAAGTAGGGACAAGGATTTAATAAAAGCTGCTTACGAAATAAGCTTGTTAGAAGGTATTGGTTCAGGAAGCTCTAGGTTTATTACAGGTTCAAGACCAATACATAAATTATTAGAGACAGAACTTGCCAAATGGCTTGATCAAGAGAAAGTATTACTTTTCCCAAGCGGATTTCAAGCAAATATAGCCGCTATCCAGGCTTTGGCAAACAGAAATAGTATCGTAATAGCAGATAAATTGATCCATAACTCTTTATTGGTTGGAGTGAAAGCTGCTCAAGCAAAACTGGTTCGATTCTCACACAATAATTTAAAAGATTTAGAAGATAAAATTATTAAATCTAACCCCACAAAAAATTCCATTTTAGTTGTTGTTGAATCTCTTTATAGCATGGAGGGATCAATTGCTCCGCTCAGAGAAATAACGGAAATTTGCAAAAAAAATAGTGTTCAATTATTAGTTGACGAAGCTCATGCAATTGGGATCTTGGGCCATGAAGGCAGGGGTTTAAGTTTTAATTTTCGTTCAGATATAACTATGATTACTGGGACTTTTGGAAAAGCATTTGGAAGCGGTGGAGCTTTCATAGCTTCCAATTCAGAAATTGGAGAATATCTTATCCAAACAAGTGGTGCATTTAGGTATACAACCGCACTTGCGCCATCTTTAGCTGCTGGGGCACTAGAAGGTTTAAAAAAAATTTTAAAAAATAAAGAATGGGGTAATGATTTGTTATCCTCTGCGAATGTATGGAAAGATGAAATTGTTAAAAATATTAATTTTCCAGTTCAGGGAGATTCTCACATTTTATCAATTATTGTTGGCCAAGAAGAAAAGGCAATTTATCTACAAAAATATCTCGAAGAAAATGGGTTTTTAGCAATTTCGATAAGACCTCCGACTGTTCCATTGGGGCAATCAAGAATCAGAATAACAATACGAAGAAACTTAGATTTTAATCTGCTAAAGAATTTCATTGAAGTATTAAAAGAGTTTAAATGA
- a CDS encoding J domain-containing protein, with protein MKGETSYYKILGVNENASNHELRKAFCKLSIELHPDTTSLEIEVAKSKFQEVLEAYENLNNSNLRKMYDDKLREKSRSKNNSNVLDNLIIDPNNKNLIGNRRPFSNGELFSLFLLIIIISISLIFSIFIASFSGKELDTIPIWLVK; from the coding sequence TTGAAAGGGGAAACTTCCTACTACAAAATTTTAGGTGTAAATGAAAATGCATCAAATCATGAATTAAGAAAAGCATTTTGTAAACTTTCCATTGAGCTGCATCCAGATACAACTTCATTAGAAATAGAAGTTGCTAAAAGTAAATTCCAAGAAGTTTTAGAAGCTTATGAAAATTTAAATAATAGTAATTTGAGGAAAATGTATGATGACAAACTAAGGGAAAAATCTAGAAGTAAAAATAATTCTAACGTATTAGATAATTTAATAATCGATCCTAATAATAAAAATTTAATAGGGAATAGAAGACCTTTTTCAAATGGAGAATTGTTTTCGTTATTTCTTTTAATTATCATCATTTCTATTAGCTTGATTTTTTCAATTTTTATTGCGTCTTTTTCTGGAAAAGAATTAGATACAATACCTATTTGGTTAGTAAAATAA
- the bioA gene encoding adenosylmethionine--8-amino-7-oxononanoate transaminase codes for MKSLDSKTPNQDWHPNIWPPFTQINNSKPQIEVTHGKDALLFTKDPKKELIDAISSWWVTLHGHSNEYIANAIFNQSKKLEQVIFADFLHPQAKKLAERLSELTKLERLFFSDNGSTAVEVALKIAFQSWQNAGETRTQIVAFDGAYHGDTFGAMALGERNIFNENFDNLMFPVRRVPWPSTWMNDERVEKKENEAIQVLETLLKTPTVAVILEPLVQGAGGMNMVRPHFIKKVSKIVKNNNSLLIADEVLTGFGRCGSLFAFQKAKIIPDLISISKGLTGGFLPMGITLCKEKIFQAFIDDSPRKTFWHGHSFTANPLGCAAANASLDLLEKEPHKYLSFEEKHLSHLIKFKNLPYIKKIRVSGTIAAFDLDIGKKKGYFNNIGKEIKSLAMEQGLFIRPLGNVIYLLPPLCITDDQLEKSYWIIRQILDNF; via the coding sequence ATGAAATCTTTGGATTCAAAAACTCCGAATCAAGATTGGCACCCAAATATTTGGCCACCTTTTACACAGATCAATAACAGCAAACCGCAAATAGAAGTAACTCACGGTAAAGATGCCCTCCTATTTACTAAAGACCCTAAAAAAGAGTTAATAGATGCCATTAGTAGTTGGTGGGTAACTCTTCATGGTCATAGTAACGAATATATCGCGAATGCCATTTTCAATCAATCAAAAAAACTTGAGCAAGTTATATTTGCTGATTTCTTACATCCGCAGGCAAAAAAATTGGCAGAAAGACTGAGTGAATTAACAAAACTTGAAAGATTATTCTTTTCTGATAACGGTTCTACTGCAGTGGAAGTCGCTTTAAAAATTGCCTTCCAATCATGGCAAAATGCTGGAGAGACAAGAACTCAAATAGTAGCTTTTGATGGTGCCTATCATGGTGATACATTTGGAGCAATGGCTTTAGGTGAAAGAAATATTTTTAATGAGAATTTCGATAATCTTATGTTCCCAGTTAGGAGAGTCCCATGGCCCTCAACTTGGATGAACGATGAAAGAGTAGAGAAAAAAGAAAATGAAGCGATACAAGTATTAGAAACTCTACTTAAAACTCCCACAGTTGCAGTAATCCTAGAGCCACTTGTTCAAGGAGCAGGAGGAATGAATATGGTTAGGCCTCATTTTATAAAAAAAGTTTCAAAAATTGTAAAAAATAATAATTCTTTGTTAATTGCAGATGAAGTATTGACTGGGTTTGGAAGATGCGGGAGCCTTTTTGCGTTTCAAAAGGCAAAAATCATTCCTGATTTAATAAGTATTTCAAAAGGCTTAACTGGTGGATTTTTACCGATGGGAATAACTTTATGTAAAGAAAAAATTTTTCAAGCCTTTATTGATGATTCCCCAAGAAAAACTTTTTGGCATGGACATAGTTTTACTGCTAATCCTTTAGGTTGTGCTGCAGCAAACGCTAGCCTTGATTTATTAGAAAAAGAACCACACAAATACCTTTCATTTGAAGAAAAACATTTATCTCATTTAATTAAATTTAAAAACTTACCTTACATAAAAAAGATAAGGGTATCCGGCACAATTGCTGCCTTCGATTTAGATATTGGGAAGAAAAAAGGTTATTTCAATAATATTGGGAAAGAAATAAAGAGTCTTGCAATGGAGCAAGGTTTATTTATTAGGCCCCTCGGGAATGTTATTTACCTCTTGCCGCCTCTCTGTATAACCGACGATCAATTAGAAAAAAGTTACTGGATAATAAGGCAAATCTTAGACAATTTTTAG
- the bioD gene encoding dethiobiotin synthase, producing the protein MRSQDSIFKFIICGTDTDIGKTLISSFFAKGLNSFYWKPIQSGIESQTDSQIVEKLAKISKEKIIKEAYVFTKPLSPHWAAEIDQKTINFDMLRLPKVKGSLIVETAGGLMVPITRNFLQIDQIKKWNLPVILVCKSSLGTLNHTLLSIEALKRRNIEILGLVVNGEKHLDNPKTLVDFSGIPLITEFPYIKKMDSNNLDILWKELDIKNKLISLLNSKIS; encoded by the coding sequence ATGAGAAGTCAGGATAGTATTTTCAAATTTATAATTTGTGGAACAGATACTGATATTGGTAAAACTTTAATAAGCTCTTTTTTCGCTAAAGGATTAAATTCCTTTTATTGGAAGCCTATTCAAAGTGGTATTGAATCGCAAACTGATAGTCAAATTGTTGAAAAGCTTGCAAAAATAAGTAAAGAGAAAATCATTAAAGAAGCATATGTCTTTACAAAACCTCTTTCTCCTCATTGGGCTGCTGAAATAGATCAAAAAACTATTAACTTTGACATGTTGAGATTGCCAAAAGTAAAAGGCTCATTAATTGTAGAAACTGCGGGTGGATTAATGGTTCCAATAACACGCAATTTTTTACAAATAGATCAAATAAAAAAATGGAATCTTCCGGTAATACTTGTATGTAAGAGCTCACTTGGCACTCTTAACCATACCCTGCTTAGTATTGAGGCCTTAAAACGAAGAAATATTGAGATTTTAGGTTTAGTAGTCAATGGCGAAAAACACTTAGATAATCCAAAGACTCTTGTTGATTTCAGTGGTATTCCGTTAATTACTGAATTTCCTTACATTAAAAAAATGGACTCAAATAATTTAGATATACTATGGAAAGAACTAGATATCAAAAATAAGTTGATCTCACTTTTAAACTCAAAAATAAGTTAA